The Pygocentrus nattereri isolate fPygNat1 chromosome 4, fPygNat1.pri, whole genome shotgun sequence genome includes a window with the following:
- the unc93a gene encoding protein unc-93 homolog A: MKNRNTKNILVVSFGFLFLFTAYGGLQSLQSSLNYEDGMGVISLSVLYGTIILSSMFLPPIMIKNLGCKWTIFVSMACYISYSFGNLFPGWASLITTSAILGLGGSTLWSAKCTYLTISGNDQAEKENKKGQDVINQYFGIFFLIFQSSAVWGNLMSSLIFRQDSNVAEIPEENLQYCGAALCDENFTTTGNITLPEQNLVNILMGCYIGVGVLAMALIAIFLDNIDGQAAKEFRKNKGSQSFCNTFLATFRLLKDKRQLILIPLTMYSGFEQSFLSGEYTKNYVTCALGIHFVGFVMICFGAVNSLSSYIFGRLAQYTGRTALFCLAAVINLSSVLALLFWRPHPDQLPVFFVFPALWGVADAVWQTQTNALYATLFTKHKEAAFANYRMWESLGFVIAFAYSTFICLSTKLYILIAVLVLSMVTYFWVEYNEYKHPTAQVNVIVNIPQKKSHKDMPETVNIIAQTNL, encoded by the exons ATGAAAAACCGAAATACCAAAAACATTCTCGTGGTGTCTTTTGGATTTTTGTTCTTGTTCACAGCCTACGGAGGATTGCAGAGCCTACAG AGCAGTCTAAATTATGAAGATGGTATGGGTGTTATATCACTGAGTGTTCTCTATGGAACCATTATTCTGTCCTCCATGTTTCTGCCTCCCATCATGATCAAAAATCTGGGCTGCAAATGGACCATTTTTGTCTCAATGGCCTGCTACATATCCTACTCTTTCGGCAACCTCTTCCCTGGCTG GGCAAGCTTGATCACCACCTCTGCTATTCTGGGTTTGGGAGGCTCTACGCTTTGGTCTGCGAAATGCACCTACCTCACCATAAGTGGAAACGACCaggcagaaaaagaaaacaagaaaggcCAGGACGTCATCAACCAGTACTTTGGCATATTCTTCCTCATCTTTCAGTCATCTGCCGTGTGGGGAAACCTCATGTCATCCCTCATATTTAGACAAGACTCTAACGTTG CTGAAATCCCTGAGGAGAATCTGCAGTACTGCGGTGCGGCCCTCTGTGACGAGAACTTCACAACTACAGGAAACATCACCCTGCCAGAGCAGAACTTGGTCAACATACTGATGGGCTGCTATATTG GTGTGGGCGTTCTGGCCATGGCCCTTATCGCAATCTTCCTGGATAACATTGACGGACAGGCAGCCAAGGAGTTTCGGAAGAACAAAGGAAGTCAATCCTTCTGCAACACTTTTCTGGCCACCTTTAGGCTTTTGAAAGATAAAAGGCAGTTAATACTCATTCCTTTGACCATGTACAGTGGGTTTGAGCAAAGCTTTCTCTCTGGTGAATATACTAAG AACTATGTGACCTGTGCTCTAGGAATccattttgttggttttgtgaTGATCTGCTTTGGTGCTGTGAACTCTTTGAGCTCCTACATCTTCGGGAGGCTGGCTCAATACACTGGGAGAACTGCCCTCTTTTGTCTGG CTGCCGTAATAAACTTGAGCTCTGTGCTTGCCTTGCTGTTCTGGAGGCCTCACCCAGACCAGCTCCCTGTCTTCTTTGTATTCCCTGCACTTTGGGGTGTGGCAGATGCTGTATGGCAGACACAAACCAACG CACTCTACGCCACTCTCTTCACTAAACACAAGGAGGCAGCATTCGCCAACTATCGCATGTGGGAGTCTCTGGGCTTTGTGATCGCTTTtgcatacagcacattcatcTGCCTGTCGACCAAACTCTACATTCTAATAGCAGTTCTGGTACTGAGCATGGTGACTTACTTCTGGGTCGAGTACAATGAGTACAAGCATCCCACAGCACAAGTGAATGTCATTGTCAACATTCCACAGAAGAAGAGCCATAAAGACATGCCTGAGACTGTGAACATTATTGCTCAGACAAATCTGTAG
- the ttll2 gene encoding probable tubulin polyglutamylase TTLL2 has translation MATNGSAPLVFRLHENTPEVVREVLLERGWEEYDPHEQVEGDWNLYWRTSAFRNFEYENILPWQRLNHHPKMTRIARKDYLARNLRRMRGTYGAALYGFSPTAFILPNDYIKFLEVYTKTRVENAGKPGYWICKPVDLSRGRGIFIFDDIKHLAYNSHVIVQKYISNPLLISGYKFDLRIYVCVKSFCPLTIYMHQEGLVRFATEKYNLASLDNLFSHLTNTSINKFGPFYTTDKERVGQGCKWTLSKFRSFLHSQGINELLLWQKINNIVTLTLLTMASSIPSSPNCLELFGFDILIDSNLKPWLLEVNYSPALSLDCPADIVVKKGVINDLIDLMNYRKVDGLRQRGCLRRRHKRTCCLGSPSSQRKSLAAFLIPKSVSGKKRQRQSSLNSLHAENLVCPSVERSVNSLGSTLHPACQNSKTIIVSGNKKKSPLQVEGPTCWSELEESFEDHRDIIRRCSSHACRLPAIHAPKYKPPRFSWDQGTHEMTTPSLRVGDFILTFPFNEATWKASQDTLDVKTVLHEVHQLMSQLTFSCVHKEKRRKENNDSSAAIKNKFASLLWGPRNPPLLSEYCSSS, from the coding sequence ATGGCCACCAATGGTTCTGCGCCCCTGGTGTTTCGGCTCCATGAAAACACTCCGGAGGTGGTGCGGGAGGTGCTGCTGGAGCGCGGCTGGGAAGAGTATGACCCACACGAGCAGGTGGAAGGGGACTGGAACCTCTACTGGCGCACCTCAGCCTTCCGCAACTTTGAGTATGAGAACATTTTACCCTGGCAGAGGCTGAACCATCACCCTAAAATGACAAGAATTGCACGCAAGGACTATCTGGCACGCAACCTGAGAAGAATGAGGGGCACGTATGGTGCTGCTTTGTATGGCTTCAGCCCCACGGCCTTTATCCTCCCGAATGACTACATCAAGTTCCTGGAAGTGTATACCAAGACTCGTGTGGAGAACGCTGGAAAGCCGGGATATTGGATCTGTAAACCGGTGGATCTCTCCCGAGGAAGAGGAATCTTTATCTTTGATGACATCAAGCACTTGGCTTACAATTCTCATGTAATTGTACAGAAATATATAAGCAACCCTCTTCTAATCTCAGGTTACAAGTTTGACTTAAGGATCTACGTGTGCGTGAAAAGCTTCTGTCCTCTCACGATCTACATGCACCAGGAGGGCTTGGTGCGTTTCGCAACAGAGAAATACAACCTAGCATCTCTTGACAACCTGTTCTCTCACCTGACGAACACCAGCATCAACAAATTCGGTCCATTTTACACCACAGATAAAGAGAGGGTAGGTCAGGGATGTAAGTGGACCTTGAGCAAATTCCGCAGCTTCCTTCACAGCCAAGGCATCAACGAACTTCTGCTCTGGCAAAAGATCAACAACATAGTGACGCTGACCCTGCTCACGATGGCTTCTTCCATTCCGTCCAGCCCCAACTGCCTGGAGCTGTTTGGCTTTGATATCCTCATCGATTCCAACTTGAAACCTTGGCTGTTGGAGGTCAATTACAGCCCTGCACTTTCTCTGGACTGTCCTGCTGATATAGTGGTCAAAAAAGGAGTTATAAATGATCTCATCGATTTGATGAATTACAGGAAGGTAGATGGTCTAAGACAGCGAGGATGTCTTAGACGAAGACACAAACGAACCTGCTGTCTAGGTAGCCCATCCTCACAGAGAAAAAGCCTTGCAGCATTTCTGATACCAAAGTCTGTGTCTGGAAAGAAGAGGCAAAGGCAGTCCAGCTTAAATTCTCTACATGCAGAAAATCTTGTGTGCCCGTCAGTGGAGAGAAGCGTAAATTCACTAGGCTCTACACTTCATCCAGCCTGTCAGAATTCAAAGACCATCATTGTTAgtggaaacaaaaaaaagagtccTCTACAAGTGGAGGGCCCCACCTGCTGGTCTGAACTTGAAGAGTCATTTGAAGACCACAGGGATATAATTAGGCGCTGCTCATCACATGCATGTAGGTTACCTGCCATTCATGCCCCCAAGTACAAGCCCCCAAGGTTCTCATGGGATCAAGGAACTCATGAAATGACCACACCGTCCCTTCGTGTGGGAGATTTTATACTGACATTTCCTTTCAATGAGGCCACTTGGAAAGCTTCACAGGATACACTGGATGTAAAGACTGTATTGCATGAAGTACATCAGCTCATGAGTCAGCTTACCTTCTCTTGTGTacacaaagagaaaagaaggaaggagaaCAATGACAGCAGTGCagccataaaaaataaatttgcatCTCTACTCTGGGGTCCTAGAAACCCCCCACTTCTGAGTGAATATTGCTCCTCAAGCTGA